Proteins from a genomic interval of Gopherus evgoodei ecotype Sinaloan lineage chromosome 7, rGopEvg1_v1.p, whole genome shotgun sequence:
- the ZNHIT2 gene encoding LOW QUALITY PROTEIN: zinc finger HIT domain-containing protein 2 (The sequence of the model RefSeq protein was modified relative to this genomic sequence to represent the inferred CDS: inserted 2 bases in 1 codon) — protein sequence MPEXAAKMEAAEACGLCLRERAPYTCPRCNVRFCSVPCYRGHGACAEAFYRRQLLLRLQGQRGDLASRTRLKEALLRLRELRELEDAEPQLGRELEDQDDGLWERLSPAEKAAFQRLLSSGEIGTFLPPWRPWWRGWGRGLVQELGGAEGAQEAGNTQPPAGTQKPEKMTPGSAPIHQPPVPPGAYPPTGTWQPEESSGMAPTQQPEEMPSPVPAVPASIPLLSSLICSPTSPLVCFQLPNVLYAYVFALTLYNGDLSEDELLSEFSDMVLDVSRALGARQVFHSTAEALQAALQAVTASRYPECPLGNAGAMMAVAQILMGENQANQKGFSLAALSHLARLLGKAKKLVPTEQRPRVYGAKKKCEFLLSWVNENQESLTVLALEVQREYRTHLEAVKEVDIVTKELQKMWGGKLPPAKKPLIEELD from the exons ATGCCCGA CGCTGCCAAGATGGAGGCGGCCGAGGCCTGCGGCCTGTGCCTGCGGGAGCGAGCCCCCTACACGTGCCCGCGCTGTAACGTGCGTTTCTGTTCGGTGCCCTGTTACCGGGGCCACGGGGCCTGCGCCGAGGCTTTCTACCGCCGGCAGCTGCTGCTCCGGCTCCAGGGCCAGCGGGGGGACCTGGCCTCGCGAACCCGCCTGAAAGAGGCGCTGCTCCGGCTGCGGGAGCTACGCGAGCTCGAGGATGCGGAGCCCCAGCTAGGCCGCGAGCTGGAGGACCAGGACGACGGTCTGTGGGAGCGGCTCAGTCCGGCCGAGAAGGCCGCCTTCCAGCGCCTGCTGAGCAGCGGGGAGATTGGAACCTTCCTGCCCCCCTGGAGGCCCTGGTGGCGGGGATGGGGCCGGGGACTGGtccaggagctggggggtgctGAGGGTGCCCAGGAAGCTGGGAATACCCAGCCCCCTGCGGGCACCCAGAAGCCAGAGAAGATGACCCCAGGCTCAGCACCCATCCACCAGCCACCAGTACCCCCAGGTGCTTACCCCCCCACGGGCACCTGGCAGCCAGAGGAGAGCTCAGGCATGGCACCCACCCAGCAGCCTGAAGAAATGCCAAGCCCAGTTCCTGCTGTGCCTGCATCCATCCCACTACTGAGCTCCCTGATCTGCAGCCCAACCTCACCCCTGGTGTGCTTCCAGCTGCCTAATGTCCTCTATGCCTATGTCTTCGCCCTCACCCTCTACAACGGGGACTTGAGTGAAGATGAACTTCTGTCTGAGTTCTCTGACATGGTCCTGGATGTCTCCAGGGCACTGGGTGCCAGGCAGGTCTTCCACTCCACAGCAGAGGCGCTGCAGGCTGCCCTCCAGGCAGTGACAGCCAGCCGGTACCCCGAGTGCCCCCTGGGGAATGCAGGTGCTATGATGGCAGTGGCCCAGATTCTCATGGGGGAGAATCAAGCCAACCAGAAAGGCTTCAGCTTGGCAGCCCTCTCCCATCTTGCCAGGCTGCTGGGCAAGGCCAAGAAACTGGTGCCAACAGAGCAGCGTCCCAGGGTGTATGGTGCCAAGAAGAAGTGTGAATTTTTGCTCTCCTGGGTCAATGAGAACCAGGAATCTTTGACTGTCCTGGCCCTAGAGGTACAAAGGGAATATAGAACACATTTGGAGGCAGTCAAAGAGGTGGATATAGTTACCAAAGAACTGCAGAAGATGTGGGGTGGGAAACTGCCCCCTGCAAAAAAGCCATTGATTGAGGAGTTGGACTGA
- the FAU gene encoding ubiquitin-like protein fubi and ribosomal protein S30, which yields MQLFIRAQNLHTLEVSGLETVAHIKAHIESLEGIAPEDQVVLLSGTPLEDESVIGQCGISEFTTLEVAARMLGGKVHGSLARAGKVRGQTPKVAKQEKKKKKTGRAKRRMQYNRRFVNIVPGFGKKKGPNANS from the exons ATGCAGCTGTTCATCCGTGCTCAGAACCTGCACACCCTTGAGGTGTCTGGCCTGGAAACAGTAGCTCACATTAAG GCTCACATTGAGTCCCTGGAAGGCATCGCACCTGAGGATCAGGTGGTTCTCTTGAGTGGAACTCCCTTGGAGGATGAATCTGTCATTGGGCAATGTGGCATCAGCGAGTTTACCACCCTGGAGGTGGCTGCTCGCATGCTGGGTG GTAAGGTCCATGGCTCCCTGGCTCGTGCTGGGAAGGTGAGAGGCCAGACTCCCAAG GTTGCCAagcaagagaagaagaagaagaagactgGCCGTGCCAAGAGACGCATGCAGTACAACCGGCGCTTTGTCAATATCGTGCCGGGCTTTGGCAAGAAGAAGGGCCCCAATGCTAACTCCTAA
- the MRPL49 gene encoding 39S ribosomal protein L49, mitochondrial isoform X1 produces the protein MAAAVASAGLRRRPGGVWGAVARRLLQVTAPQSQSRDKPETRHPQYPGIVESTEEYKFVERLIPPTRIPAPPKHAQYPTPSGWRAPSDTPPALPYFVRRSRMHNVPVYKDITSGNRRMTVIRKIEGDIWALEEEVKEFLTQLAGKPPPIQVNEITGSIGIKGYFDNELKEWLLNKGF, from the exons ATGGCGGCGGCCGTAGCCTCAGCGGGGCTGAGGAGGCGGCCGGGTGGCGTGTGGGGCGCGGTGGCCCGGCGGCTGCTGCAGGTGACTGCCCCGCAG AGCCAGTCCCGGGACAAACCCGAGACCCGCCACCCCCAGTATCCCGGGATCGTGGAATCCACTGAAGAATATAAATTTGTGGAGAGACTCATTCCACCCACCAGAATTCCTGCTCCCCCCAAACacgcccagtaccccaccccGTCTGGCTGGAGAGCCCCATCAG ATACTCCACCTGCCCTTCCTTACTTTGTGAGACGGTCCCGCATGCACAATGTTCCAGTCTATAAGGACATCACCAGTGGCAATAGGAGGATGACTGTTATCAGGAAAATCGAAGGAGATATCTGG GCCCTGGAAGAGGAAGTTAAAGAGTTCCTCACTCAGCTTGCTGGGAAACCACCACCTATTCAAGTCAACGAAATCACTGGCAGCATCGGTATCAAGGGCTATTTTGACAATGAACTGAAAGAGTGGTTGTTGAACAAGGGGTTTTAA
- the MRPL49 gene encoding 39S ribosomal protein L49, mitochondrial isoform X2, translated as MAAAVASAGLRRRPGGVWGAVARRLLQSQSRDKPETRHPQYPGIVESTEEYKFVERLIPPTRIPAPPKHAQYPTPSGWRAPSDTPPALPYFVRRSRMHNVPVYKDITSGNRRMTVIRKIEGDIWALEEEVKEFLTQLAGKPPPIQVNEITGSIGIKGYFDNELKEWLLNKGF; from the exons ATGGCGGCGGCCGTAGCCTCAGCGGGGCTGAGGAGGCGGCCGGGTGGCGTGTGGGGCGCGGTGGCCCGGCGGCTGCTGCAG AGCCAGTCCCGGGACAAACCCGAGACCCGCCACCCCCAGTATCCCGGGATCGTGGAATCCACTGAAGAATATAAATTTGTGGAGAGACTCATTCCACCCACCAGAATTCCTGCTCCCCCCAAACacgcccagtaccccaccccGTCTGGCTGGAGAGCCCCATCAG ATACTCCACCTGCCCTTCCTTACTTTGTGAGACGGTCCCGCATGCACAATGTTCCAGTCTATAAGGACATCACCAGTGGCAATAGGAGGATGACTGTTATCAGGAAAATCGAAGGAGATATCTGG GCCCTGGAAGAGGAAGTTAAAGAGTTCCTCACTCAGCTTGCTGGGAAACCACCACCTATTCAAGTCAACGAAATCACTGGCAGCATCGGTATCAAGGGCTATTTTGACAATGAACTGAAAGAGTGGTTGTTGAACAAGGGGTTTTAA